From the uncultured Trichococcus sp. genome, one window contains:
- a CDS encoding glucose-6-phosphate isomerase — protein sequence MSHIQFDYSKALKFFAQHELDYIQYQVTAADKALREGTGPGNDFTGWIDLPKDYDKEEFARIKAAAKKIQSDSEVLVVIGIGGSYLGARAAIDFLNNTFYNVQTTADRKTPQIFFAGNSISSTYLADLIEVIGDRDFSVNMISKSGTTTEPAIAFRVFKELLIKKYGKEEAVKRIYSTTDKARGAAKHEADMEGYETFVIPDDVGGRFTVLTPVGLLPIAVSGADIDALMQGAADAREAYMNPDLTTNVAYQYAAIRNILYRKGKVTEILANYEPGMQYLSEWWKQLFGESEGKDQKGIYPTSANFSTDLHSIGQSIQDGQRNIFETVVKVAKPRKTIEIPLSAEDLDGLGYLEGKDVDFVNTKAYQGTLLAHTDGGVPNLLVTMPEMDAYSLGYLVYFFEIAVGISGYLNGVNPFDQPGVEAYKKNMFALLGKPGFEELAAELNDRL from the coding sequence ATGTCACATATTCAATTTGATTACTCTAAAGCTTTGAAATTTTTTGCGCAACACGAATTGGACTACATCCAGTATCAAGTAACAGCCGCTGACAAAGCGCTTCGTGAAGGTACAGGCCCAGGGAACGACTTTACTGGCTGGATCGACCTGCCTAAAGATTATGACAAGGAAGAATTCGCTCGCATCAAAGCGGCAGCGAAAAAAATCCAATCCGATTCAGAAGTTTTGGTTGTTATCGGTATCGGCGGGTCTTATTTGGGCGCCCGCGCTGCAATTGACTTCCTGAACAACACTTTCTACAATGTTCAGACAACTGCAGACCGCAAAACACCTCAAATTTTCTTTGCGGGCAACAGCATCAGCTCAACTTATTTAGCTGACTTGATCGAAGTGATCGGGGATCGTGATTTCTCAGTAAACATGATTTCAAAATCAGGTACAACAACTGAACCAGCGATCGCTTTCCGTGTCTTCAAAGAATTGTTGATCAAAAAATATGGTAAAGAAGAAGCGGTAAAACGCATTTACTCTACCACGGACAAAGCAAGAGGCGCAGCGAAGCATGAAGCGGACATGGAAGGATACGAAACTTTCGTTATTCCTGATGATGTCGGCGGACGTTTCACTGTATTGACGCCAGTTGGCCTTCTTCCGATCGCTGTCAGCGGAGCTGATATCGACGCATTGATGCAAGGTGCTGCTGATGCCCGTGAAGCATACATGAATCCTGATTTGACAACTAACGTAGCCTACCAATACGCAGCTATCCGCAATATCCTTTACCGTAAAGGCAAAGTGACTGAGATTTTGGCTAACTATGAACCAGGCATGCAATACCTGTCAGAATGGTGGAAACAGCTATTCGGCGAATCTGAAGGTAAAGACCAAAAAGGTATTTATCCAACTAGCGCGAACTTTTCGACAGATTTGCACTCGATTGGCCAATCCATCCAAGATGGACAAAGAAATATCTTTGAGACGGTTGTTAAAGTTGCAAAACCACGCAAAACAATCGAAATTCCTTTAAGTGCAGAAGATTTGGATGGCTTAGGCTATCTTGAAGGCAAAGACGTTGATTTCGTAAACACAAAAGCTTACCAAGGAACATTATTGGCTCATACAGACGGCGGTGTACCAAACTTGTTGGTTACTATGCCTGAAATGGACGCTTATTCTTTAGGCTATCTAGTTTACTTCTTCGAAATCGCAGTAGGTATCTCCGGGTACTTGAATGGCGTGAATCCATTCGACCAACCAGGCGTTGAAGCTTACAAGAAAAATATGTTTGCGCTTCTTGGCAAACCTGGGTTCGAAGAATTAGCTGCAGAATTAAACGACAGACTATAA
- a CDS encoding CvfD/Ygs/GSP13 family RNA-binding post-transcriptional regulator, translating into MKMEYKIGDIIEGNVTGIQSYGVFISLDKNTQGLIHISECRHGYVTNLDEFIQIDDKVEAKIIDIDEYTGKISLSLRAMEKLATPCYPAKRKKRKRRYLPQIGFETLKEMMPTWIEEAKEDEKVRKSIGNNPIFTTSGERGHS; encoded by the coding sequence ATGAAAATGGAATATAAAATCGGAGACATTATTGAAGGCAATGTAACAGGTATCCAATCATATGGTGTTTTTATTTCATTAGATAAGAATACGCAAGGCCTGATCCATATATCCGAATGCAGGCATGGGTATGTGACCAACCTAGACGAATTCATTCAAATCGACGATAAAGTAGAAGCCAAAATCATAGATATCGATGAGTACACAGGGAAAATAAGCCTGTCTCTCAGAGCGATGGAAAAGTTGGCAACACCTTGTTATCCGGCAAAACGCAAGAAAAGAAAAAGAAGATATTTACCGCAGATTGGTTTTGAGACCTTGAAAGAAATGATGCCGACCTGGATCGAAGAGGCCAAAGAAGACGAGAAAGTCAGGAAATCGATAGGGAACAATCCTATCTTTACGACTTCCGGTGAAAGGGGACATTCATGA
- a CDS encoding peptidylprolyl isomerase, whose translation MSLFPQLQPTDNDKKVIMKTNKGDITIRLFPDLAPKTVENFLGLAESGYYDGIIFHRVIDNFMIQGGDPTGTGMGGSSVWGESFEDEFSMNLFNLNGALSMANAGPNTNGSQFFIVTAKEVPMTMLAQLEAGGWPKEIVEAYAANGGTPWLDQKHTVFGQVEAGMDTVYAIEGVKKGAQDKPVEDVIIESITIL comes from the coding sequence ATGAGTTTATTTCCACAATTACAACCGACAGACAACGATAAGAAAGTCATTATGAAAACAAATAAAGGGGATATCACAATCCGTTTATTCCCTGATTTGGCGCCAAAAACAGTCGAAAACTTTTTAGGTTTAGCTGAAAGCGGCTATTATGATGGCATCATTTTCCACCGTGTCATTGATAACTTCATGATCCAAGGCGGCGACCCGACAGGAACTGGTATGGGCGGATCAAGTGTTTGGGGCGAATCTTTTGAAGATGAATTCTCGATGAATCTGTTCAATTTGAACGGCGCGTTGTCGATGGCGAATGCTGGCCCGAACACAAACGGAAGCCAATTTTTCATCGTAACCGCTAAAGAAGTGCCTATGACAATGTTGGCTCAATTGGAAGCTGGCGGTTGGCCGAAGGAAATCGTTGAGGCTTATGCTGCAAACGGCGGAACACCTTGGTTGGATCAGAAGCATACCGTATTCGGACAAGTTGAAGCTGGCATGGACACGGTCTATGCTATCGAAGGCGTGAAAAAAGGCGCTCAAGACAAACCTGTCGAAGACGTTATCATCGAGAGCATCACGATTTTATAA
- a CDS encoding divergent PAP2 family protein — MMIFENFPLICSLAAIIFTQALKYPIAIFSKDKKTSLSIVTTTGGMPSSHSAAVSSLITALILQYGIGSGYVAIATTFGVIVMFDSMGVRRQSGEQGIVLVDAIKELTRLSLKFPKNEQELVAEEAEEKIYPEEMAVKKYLGHKPSEVFVGLLTGIFVTFIVRMFYEQI; from the coding sequence ATGATGATTTTCGAGAATTTCCCCTTAATTTGTTCCCTGGCAGCTATCATATTCACCCAAGCTTTGAAATATCCGATTGCAATTTTTTCAAAAGACAAGAAAACATCCTTGTCGATCGTCACGACTACAGGCGGAATGCCCAGTTCCCACTCGGCTGCCGTCAGTTCGTTGATAACGGCACTTATCCTGCAATACGGCATCGGTTCCGGTTATGTAGCCATCGCTACGACTTTTGGTGTCATCGTCATGTTCGACTCGATGGGTGTCCGTCGTCAGAGCGGTGAGCAAGGGATTGTCCTCGTCGATGCCATCAAAGAATTGACGCGCTTGTCACTTAAGTTCCCGAAGAACGAGCAGGAACTGGTTGCCGAAGAAGCGGAAGAGAAAATTTACCCTGAAGAAATGGCCGTCAAAAAATACCTTGGGCACAAACCTTCGGAAGTTTTTGTCGGACTGTTGACGGGCATCTTTGTGACATTCATCGTCAGAATGTTCTATGAGCAAATCTGA
- a CDS encoding NAD(P)/FAD-dependent oxidoreductase, whose translation MTDKEIYDITIIGGGPVGMFTAFYAGLRQAKVKIIEALPQLGGQPGMLYAEKNIYDIAGYPAISGGDLVTNLKEQMDRFDTKLVFGEEAFELEKNADGIFEIQTTKNRHYSKAVIISAGNGAFRPRKLEIEHADRYENTNLHYFVNNIESFRDKTVAICGGGDSAVDWALTLEPIAKKVYLIHRRPQFRAQEHSVHLLQESSVEIITPFVPVSVNGNDEFLTSVTLQEARKDNTTELEIDDFLINYGFSSSIGGMKKWGFEVQGNAIVVNSKMETTIPGVYAIGDIGTYSGKVKLIATGFGEAPVAVNNAMVYINPDTRVQPMHSTSLF comes from the coding sequence TTGACAGATAAAGAAATATACGATATCACCATCATCGGCGGCGGCCCTGTCGGCATGTTCACGGCGTTCTACGCCGGCCTGCGGCAAGCCAAAGTCAAAATTATAGAAGCCTTACCCCAGCTCGGCGGCCAACCCGGCATGCTGTACGCTGAAAAAAACATATATGACATCGCAGGCTACCCCGCCATTTCCGGCGGGGACCTCGTCACAAACCTGAAAGAACAGATGGACCGTTTCGACACGAAATTGGTTTTTGGTGAAGAAGCGTTTGAACTCGAAAAAAATGCGGATGGCATCTTCGAGATCCAAACGACCAAAAACCGCCACTATTCGAAAGCTGTGATCATATCTGCAGGCAACGGAGCTTTCCGGCCTAGGAAACTGGAAATTGAGCACGCAGATAGGTACGAGAACACCAACCTCCACTATTTCGTGAACAATATCGAAAGTTTCCGCGATAAGACAGTCGCCATTTGCGGCGGAGGGGATTCTGCCGTGGATTGGGCCTTGACATTGGAGCCGATCGCTAAAAAAGTCTATCTGATCCATCGTCGCCCGCAATTCCGCGCCCAAGAACACAGCGTCCACTTATTGCAAGAGTCGTCTGTTGAGATCATCACCCCATTCGTGCCGGTCAGCGTCAACGGAAACGATGAATTCTTAACAAGCGTCACGCTTCAGGAAGCCCGCAAAGATAATACGACGGAATTGGAAATAGATGACTTTTTGATCAATTACGGCTTCTCATCCTCCATCGGCGGCATGAAGAAATGGGGATTCGAGGTCCAAGGAAATGCCATCGTCGTAAACTCGAAAATGGAGACCACCATTCCAGGGGTCTATGCCATAGGAGACATCGGAACGTATTCCGGCAAAGTCAAACTGATCGCCACGGGATTCGGTGAAGCTCCTGTAGCCGTCAACAACGCGATGGTGTACATCAATCCCGACACCCGCGTGCAACCAATGCACAGCACAAGCTTATTTTAG